Genomic segment of Myxococcus stipitatus:
CTCGCGCGAGATGAGAGCCGTCACGTCGGGAAGATGAACAGCATCGGACGAATGGCACGTCAGCGGTTGCGCATCAGGAAACGCTCGCGTGCGCGTTGCGCGGGCCGAACCCCTCACCCCAGCACCTGTCGCGGAGCGGAACGCGGCGCGAGACCCGCCGCACACCCACGGAGGGATTCCGTGGGCGGCCGTCCCTCGGCTCAGGGGGACGAGGGCGGCGCGTAGCGATCCATGGAGAAGCTGGAGTAGCTCCCCATGTATCCCATCTTGTTGACGTGGACGATCAGGAGATTGACGAGGTCCTCGGGGTGTCCGCACTGGAACTCGCCAGTGTTTGGGTCCATGAACTTGAGCACCCCTTCCTCGCTATCAATCTGAATCCCGACCGCGTGCCCCGCCCCATTCCTCGACTCGAGCCCAATCAGGTACATCCCATCGACGAGCGCCCCGTCCTTGATGAGATGTTTTCCCAACTCCGCCTCGAGATTCGCAAGGGGCGCTGAAGTCGCCATCGAGGTGCACTCAAGATGCGGAGCGAACTGCTTGAGCGCGTTCGAGCGCTCCACGAGGCGGTTACCCTGCTCGACAAGGGGTTGCGTGGCGGCCTTGAAATCGTTCGAGGCCGTTTCGATGATGTGGGCCTGTTCAGGGGTGAAGCTGGAGAGCCCCTTCGCGAAAGCGATTTTCGACTGGAACGCGTCGTAATGCCCTTTCACCTCCGCGGTGATTTGGCTTTGCTGACTTCTCAGCTCCTTTATCTCTTGGATGGGTCCCAGCTGTCGGTTCATCAGCGCGGGGAGCTCCTGGTTGATGGCGTTGCCAAACATCTCGGATGCGGCCTCGGGGTCACTCTGGGTGCTGCAGATGGTGATCCACCGCTCCGTCAGGGCCCGGCAGATTCCATCGGAGTGCTGGGAGATGTCCGCCGACGAGCCCTGAGCGATGTGCTGGAGCAGCTCGACGTCCTCATGCTGGCAGCCCGCCATCTCGCTCATGATGTGGTTGATGACCGCCTGCGTCTCGGGCTTGGTGGACCATGGGCGCTCGAGCGGCGGAGTGGTTGAAGCAGTCGCGGTCTGCGTCGGAGAGGCCGCCCTGGAGCTGCTTGCCGCGGCCTGGCTGGACGAGCCGCCATACCCCAGCGAGCTGCGTCGGGAGTTGTATCCAGACTGCTGCTCCGGCGTCGTCGACTGTGGGCGACTGGGGGTCGGAGAATGGCGCGGCGTGCCCTGGTCGAACTGGGAGGCCACCGGGCTGGAGGTGGACCCCGTCGAGGCATTCGGCTGCACTCCTTGGGTGGATACAACGGGCGTCGCGGGAGTCGAAGGGGTGACGTCGCTTGACCGCGTCGGAGTGGCGGAGCGGGGCTGCAGCGTGGGGCTTCGAGGAATGGTCGGCATGGGGTTCTCCTGAGGTCCTTTGAAGCGGGCACACCGGGGCGACCCGATGGCTCGGTGTTCGTTTTCGAATTCGGGAGGCACCTGGCGCCTCGGCTCGCGTTACCCCTTGAGGAACGCGGCCAGCTTCTCGTACGCCACCGCCAGCGGAGGAATGGGCGCGCTCTCGTTCGCCTGGTGCGCCTGCGCCGTCTCACCGGGGCCGTAGTTGATGGCGTCCACGCCCCACTCCCCGAAGCGCGCGACATCCGTCCACGCCTGCTTCGAGGCGGCGGGCAACCCCGTGATGGCCAGCAGCTTCTGGAACAGCGGGTTGCCCGAGACGACCGGCCCGCTGGGCGACGCATCGGAGATCTCCACCTCCGCGCGCCCCGCCACCAGCGCGTGCACGTCCGCCTTCGCCTGCTCGATGCTCTTGCCCGGCGCGAAGCGATAGTTGAGGTTCAGCTCGAACGCCTCGGGAATCACGTTCCGCGCGCGCCCGCCCTTCGCCAGCGTGGCGTTGATGACCTCGTAGAAGCGGAAGCCATCGACGTCCACCTCCGTCCGCTGCCGCGCCAGCAGCTCCGCCAGGAACGGGCCCGCCTTGTGGATGGCGTTCTCGCCCTGCCACGGCCGCGCCGAGTGCGCGCTGCGCCCCATGAAGCGGACCGTCGCCTGCATCGACCCGACGCACCCCACCTGGACCTCGCTGTCCGTGGGCTCCATCGCGATGCCGAACTTCACGCGGGCCAGGTCCGGGCGCTTCGCGAACAGCGGAATCAATCCGCTCTCCGCATACGCCCCCTCCTCCCGCTCGTAGAACAGGAACGCCAGGTTCACCGGCAACGTGTCGCGGCGGAGGTCCTCCGCCAGCGCCATCATCACCGCCAGCCCGCCCTTCATGTCCGACGCGCCCAGGCCGAAGACGCGCTCACCCTCGATGCGAGGCACCCGCCCCTGGTCGCTCGGATGCGCGGGCACCGTGTCCAGATGCCCGATGAGCGCCACCGTGGGACGAGGGTCCTCCAGGTTCCCCAACAACAACGTATGCCCCACCCGGCAGACGTCCCTCGCGGGGAAGTGCTGGAGTGCCCACCGCTCGGTGAAGTCGGCGATGGGGCCTTCCTGGGTGATGGGGCTGGAGATACGGCACAGCTCGAGCGTCGTGCGGGCGAGCCTCGTGGCGAGGTCTTGTGAGGAGGACATGCGCCTCCCACCATAACCTCACCCCTCCCCGCCCGCCGAAGCCCCCCACCTCACGGCAAACATCCAGCCCACGCCCCAGACAGCCCAGGCCCTTGGATTCATCAGTTTATGAGCAGGTGATTCTGAACGTGTGTTCACGGATACTCGCCGCCGACTCACATGCTTCGAGGATGAAATGTCGGCGACGTCAGACGAGGCGACCCAGGGCCTGCTCGCGGTGCTCAAGGCCAAGCAGCACCAGAAGGTGGACGTCGGCGCGGAGGCCATGAAGCGCTGGGTCGCCGAGGGCGCGGATGTGAACGCGCGCGGCGAATTCGGCACGACGGTGCTCCAGCTCGCCCTGGGGTGGCCCTACTCGAGCGGAGGCACCCCTCCTGACATCGACGGCATCCGCGTGCTCATCGAAGCGGGCGCGGACGTGAACGCGCGCGACCGGCAGGGGCGGACGCCGCTCCTGCACGCCATCCACTCCTCGCCCTCGCCCGAGACCGAGACCCGGGTATCGGAGGCCGTTCAGTTGCTGAAGGCGGCCGGAGCCCGAATCCCCTCGGACGTGAAGGACCAGCACGGCGGCGCCTTCACCTGGACCTCGGAGGTCCTCTATCGGGAGATTCTCGACGCAGGCGCCGCCATCGACGGCCGGGATGAGGGAGACAGGACGCCCCTGCATCGCATGGCCGGCCGAGGCGCCCCCGACATCGTGAAGCTGCTGCTCGAGCGCGGCGCCGAGGTGAACGCCCTCGACGGCCAGGGGCTCACCCCGCTGGGCGTCGCGCTCCGGACGAAGGAAGAGGTCTGGGTCGCCCACAACAAGCGCACGCCCGGGTTCAACGCCACCATCGCCCTCCTGGAGGCCGCGGGCGGAAGACCCCGCGTGCCCTTCACGCGAAGCGACGATGTGTTCGCGCCGTTCCCCGTGGACCCGGAGGCGCTGACGAAAGCCCTCGCGGGACAGAAGCTCGACCTCACCCACCCCGCCGCTTCCGCGCAGGAAGTCACCACCGTCCTGCAGGGCTACGGCGAGCCCGAGAAGACGTTCGAGAAGCTGTCGGCCCTGAGGGACGCGCTCGGCGCGGAGCCGAGGAAGGTCCGCATCCAGGGGCCGCTCGACCTGCACCGCGTGTTCTTCCACCACGGCGACCTGGAGGTGGACGGAGACCTGTCCATCTACAAGCCGTTCGCGGTGACGGGGAACGTCACCGTGCACGGCGTGGTGACGGACTCGGCCAATGACTCGCTGGTGGCCATCCTGGGTCACCTGAAGTGCCACGGGCTCTACACGGACTGCGAGTTCAGCGTCCAAGGCGACATCGAGGCCCGCGACGTGGTGCTCGGCTACTACAACGACCACATCCTCGCCGCGAACACCCTCAAGGCGAAGGTCGTCATCGAGGACAACCACGCCTTCATGGCCACCGTCGAGTCCCCCCACCACTTCGACATCGACACCTACAGCCAGGGCTACGGCGAGGGCGTGTCGGAGCGGCTCCAGGCCCTCTTCGTCGACAGCGTGTTCCAGGAGCGCAAGGAAGGGGACGACGAGGAGGAGCCCTTGCGGCTCGACCGGGGCGAGCTCTTCGACCACATCAGCAAGGGCCGCCCCGTCTTCCGCGAGCAGAAGGACGCGTAGCCCTCAACAGGTCCGGATGAAGTCGAGCTCCACGCTGTTCTTCGCGGCGGCGTCCGCGGGCGTCAGCGCGGGGCTCGACTTCTCCGGCACCGCGGGGCTGCCCTTCGCCTGCCACTCGGACACGTGACGGAACGAGTTGGCATCGAATCCCGCGAGCAGCAGCACGTGCGGAACGGAGGACGGCAAGGGCGCGCTCTCGTACGCCGCCAGGTTCCACAGCACCACGTCCACCGGCCCCAGGAACTCGTGCCACGCCTGGATGGCGGCCAACAGGGGCGGCACCGTCGTATCGAACGCGATGGCGCGCTCGCGCAGCTTCTGGACCCGCTGTGGCATCAGCGCCTGCGACTGCGGGGGATGGAACTGCATGTCGGAGAAGAAGTAGAGCGTGCGGGGCCTCGGGCGCGAGGGCTGGTCCAGCAGGGTGAAGATGAGGTTCACCACCGAGTTGGCCACCTGCGTGCTGCCCCAGCCCTTCCCCTCACACAGCTTTTTCGCGAGGCTGAACACGCCCTGCTTCTCGCGCAGCGTCTCCAGGTAGCAGTCGTCCGCGAAGGTCGCCGCGTAGCCCAGCTCCCGCGCCATCACCGCCGCCATCGTCACCGCCACGTCGCCCACCTGCGCGGAGCTCTTGGCCCCGCCCACGGGGGTGCCGAACATGGAGCCGGAGATGTCCGCCAGTCCCAGGCTGGGCCCCTTCGGTAGCAATCCCTTGCACACCTGCTCCAGGATGGCCTCGAACACAGGCGCGAGGGCCGGCGCGGGGTCCGCCATGAAGACAATCTTGTCTCCCGAGTAGTTCGGGCGGGACTTGCCCTCCATCGCCGCGCGCCAGCCCATGTAGACCTGATGAGGCCACAGGCCCGTGAAGCGGCGCTTGCGGGCCTCGGCCACCAGCGCCTCCACCGGGATGCCCGCCTGATACATGGCTCGCACGTAGCCCTTGAAGGCCAGGTCCGGCAGCAGGCCCGGCACGTCCAGCACGCGCCGCCACGTCTCCGCCGTCGAGCCCATGAAGGACAGCGCCTGCTCCGTGGACAGGCGCCCCTGCACGAAGTTCTCCACGCTCGCCTCGCCGCCGAAGTACGCGCGCCGCGCCTCCAGCAGCGCCAGCCCCTGCGTCAGGCCCGCGCGCTCCCGCGTCGGCGCGTGCAGGTAGCGGTAGAGCTTCAGCGTGCGCTCGTCCAGGTGCGCCTTCGCCAGGCCCATCGCATCCACCAGCCGCAGGCTCGCGCGCTGGCCGTTCTTCCGGCGCCGCATCAGCGGGAACTGCCGCCGCGAGTACTTGAGCAGCTGATACTCGTCCATCTGAGCCAGCGCCCGCGCCATGCCCTTGCGCGCGGCCTCCGGGACTTCGCCGAGCCCCAGGTTCTCGAAGTGCGTGACGAACAGCGCGACGTCATCCGCGCGGTGGCGCAGACAGCGGAACGTGTACTCCTCCGTGAAGGGTCCACCCGGGTCCGCCGCGGCGAGGATGGCCGGCGCGACACTGCCCTGGATGCGATTGCCCTTCCCCTTCACCGGGTCCCGCATGTACGCGGCGAACTTCCAGCCGAAGCCCCGCTCGTGCCGCTCGGCGTTGACCAGCGCCGCCGCATACTCGCGAATCTCGTCCCGCTGGGTCCGGTAGAAGGTCTCCTCGAGCAGCGCCGAGCCCTTCGTGAAGGTCAGGTGCGTCAGCGGGTCCGTGCCGGACAGGTCGAAGGCGGCGGCCTCTTCATGTGTCGACGCCCCGTCGTGCTCCAGAGCCCCCACGACGTCATCCAGCACCCGAGGCATGCCCACTCCCGAGCCGAGAAGAAAAGTCGGCGCCCCGCCCCGCTGGCAAGCCAGCAAGGGCTCAGGGACGAAGTAGGGGCGCCAGATGGCTCGAGCTTACGTCAGCTCACGGCGGCGAAGCGAGGGCCTCCTCGAACTCCGTGGCGCCCTCCAGCAACACCGCGCAAAGACACGCGGGACCGAGCAGCGCCGAGAACCCATGCGCGCTGCCCTCCGTCTTCTCCAGCGCCTCGCCCGGCCAGACCTCGTGACCGGAGTCCTCGCGCAGCCCGCCCTCCAGCACGAGGTTCAGCTCGCGGCCCAGGTGGGTGTGCTTGGGATAGCGCACGCCCGGATGGAGCCGCAGCACGGCGGCCATCATCCCCTCGCGCGCGGGGCCGGGCTCCACGGGAAACAGCTCCGAGCCCTCCACCGGCCCCGGCATCCACCGCGACGCGTCCTCCAACGACTCCAGCATCCGCAGCGAGTGCTCTCGCGACAGGTCGAAGAACGAGGCCACCGGGTCCGCGAAGCGCTCGAAGCGGCGGGGCCCCTCCATGCGCTCCATCAGCGCCCCCAGCACGGAGGCGGGGGGCTCGACGGGGGGCGTCAGGACAGACAGGGCGTCGCGCGCCATGGACAGACGCCGGACCTCGCCCTGGCACCGCGCGCAGTCCGCCAGGTGGCGCTCGGCGGCCTCCCGAGCGGGGGGCTCCAGGGTCTCCAGGACCCACTCCGCCAGGATGTCGTCGAGGTGCGCCATCATCCCCTCTACGGAAGCCTCCACCGCTCTGGATTTTCCGAAGACGCCTAGACGGCCACGGCGAAGTCGCGCAGGGCCGAGTTGAGACTCGTCTTCTTGTCAGTCGATTGTGTCCGCTGGCCGATGATGAGCGCGCAGGGGACCATGTACTTCCCAGCGGGGAATTGCTTCTCCCGCATCCCGGGAATCACCACGCTGCGAGCGGGGACGCGGCCCTTGTAGACGCGCTCCTCGGGGCCGGTGACGTCGATGATTTGCGTGGACGCGGTGAGCACCACGTTGGCGCCCAGCACCGCCTCCTCCTCCACCACCACGCCCTCGACGACGATGCAGCGGCTGCCCAGGAAGGCGCGGTCCTCGATGATGACGGGCGATGCGGTGGGCGGCTCCAGCACGCCCCCCAGACCCACGCCGCCGGACAGGTGGACGTCGCTGCCCACCTGCGCGCAGCTGCCCACCGTGGCCCACGTGTCCACCATGGTGCCCGCGCCCACGCGCGCGCCGATGTTCACATAGCCCGGCATCACCACCGCGCCGCGCTCCACGAAGGCGCCGTAGCGCACCGTGCCCGGCGGCACGACGCGCACGCCCGCCTTGTCGAGGCCCTTCTTCAGGGGGACCTTGTCGTGGAACTCGAAGGGCCCCACCTCCATGACCTTCATCTCCGACACGGCGAAGAACAGGAGGATGGCCTCCTTCACCCAGGCGTGGACCTTCCAGCCGTCCGGGCCTTTCTCCGCGACGCGCAGCTCTCCGGAGTCCAGGCGCGCCACTGTCTCGCGCACGGCGGACACGAAGTCCGGGTCCTTGAGTTTCGTCCGGTCCGCGAACGCGGCGGAGACCTTCTGGGAAAGCTCGTCGATGGGCAGCATGGCGCCTCCTTGAAGCACACTTCCGCGCGGCGCGCCGCACCAACCTGTAGCCCGCGCGTGCCCCCTCAACCGTGCGCCGCTTCGGGCTCCACCAGGGGAAACGTCTGCGTCGCGATTTCCCCGTGAAGCGAGCGGGGCGCCACGTCCACGGCGCCAGAGCCTTCCAGCTCCACCACCCCGCGCGTCACGTGGCGGATGCGCGACAGCGGCACCTGGCCCCAGTGCCGGCTGAGGAACCAGCGGCGCAGGTAGAGGTGCTCTCCACTGATGCGCGTCACGTACCCGAGGAAGGTCCCCGCGCCGTCCCGCACGCGCATGCCACTCACGATGGAGCGCCGCTCATAGGGCGACGCGGTCTCGGGCCAGGCCATCCGTCCACCTCCTGCCGCTGAAGGTGCGCCCTCCTCCGCCCACCTGGGAGCACCCCTCCGCGTCCGCTCCCTCGGCAGGAGGCTTCGCCTCCTTCACCCGCTGGAGAAGTGTCGCGAACAGGACATCCGGCCCGCGTGGCCATGGGGGCGACCCGGGGCTCTCCGGGCCGCCCCGTGCAGGGAGGCTAGCCGTCCAGGGCGCGCGCGACCGCGTCCACCACCTCCTGGTCCGTGGGGAAGGCGAGCGAGTCCTTGCGGACGACCACCTTCCCATTCACGGCGACCTCGTAGCTTCCGGAAGGTCCCGTCTTCAGCTCCGCCACCACATCCAGCTCATCCTTCAGCGCGACCGCCGCACGGGCGGCCCGAGGCCTGTAGCCTCAAGAACCACAGTAGGTAATCGTCACCTTCGCATCGGCCATGGTGCGTTTCCTCGAGTGTGCCGGGTGTCGCGCGACACGCGCGTCCCTGCTCGGGGAGATAATGCGTTTCATGCGCGGGGGCCAGCCTGTCCGCCCGGCGGGCGAGTGAGACCTCCCCCCGCGGCAAGCACTCGCGGGGGCCTGCACGGACTCGGCGACGCGCGGGCCGCGCGAGGCTAGGTTGCCATGTCACCATGACCGACTTCCGTGAGCGCATCACCGCCGCCTATGACGCCGAGTCGTTCCGCCGCCAGGCGCACCAGTTGGTGGAGTCCCTCGCGGACTATCTCGCCCAGGCCCAGCGCGGTGACGGCCTGCCCGTGCTGCCGTGGGCGGCGCCCGCGGTGAACGTGGACCGCTTCGCCGCGAACTTCCCCGAGGAGCCCACGGGGAACTTCCCGGAACTCGTCGCGCGAGTCCTCTCCGGCTCCAATCACTTGCATCACCCGCGCTACGTGGGCCACCAGGTGACGGCGCCCGTGCCCCTGGCCGCGTTGTGTGACGCCGTCTCATCGCTGCTCAACAACGGCATGGCTGTGTATGAGATGGGCCCCGTCTCCACCGCCATGGAGCGCAATGTGTTGCGTTGGATGGCGGCCCGGCTCGGCCTGCCGGAGACCTCCGACGGGGTCCTCACGTCGGGCGGCTCGCTGGGCAACCTCACCGCGCTGCTCGCCGCGCGTCAGGCCAAGGCCGGCTACGACGCATGGAACGATGGCGCCCACGCGGGCCCGCCCCTCGCGGCGCTCGTGGCCTCCACCGCGCACTACAGCCTCTCGCGCGCCACCCGGGTCATGGGCTGGGGCGTCAACGGCCTCGTCCCCGTCCCCGTGGATGAGCACTTCCGCCTCCGCCCGGAGGCCCTGGCCCCCGCGCTGGAGAAGGCCACCCTCGCGGGGCGCAAGGTCATCGCCGTCGTCGCCAGCGCGGGCTCCACCGCGACGGGCGCGTTCGACCCGCTGGAGTCCGTGGCCGACTTCTGCGAGCGGCACGGCCTGTGGTTCCACGTGGACGCCGCCCACGGCGCCTCCGCGGTGCTCAGCGCCGCCCACCGCCACCAGGTGCGCGGCATCGACCGCGCGGACTCCGTCGTCTGGGACGCGCACAAGGGCCTGCTCATGCCCGCGCTCATCACCGCTGTCCTCTTCCGCGACGGCGCGCGCTCGTTCGAGGCCTTCGCTCAAGAGGCCAGCTACCTCTTCGACGGCGCCGAGCGCCCCTGGAGCGACGTGGCCCAGCGGACGATGGAGTGCACCAAGGAGATGATGGCGCTCAAGCTCTACACGTGCCTGAGCGTGCTGGGCACGCGCCTGTTCGCGGACGCGGTGACGGAGTCCTACAACCAGACGCGCCGCTTCGCCGAGCGCCTGTCCGCCTCCGGCGACTTCCAGGTCCCCGTGTCCCCCGACTGCAACATCCTCTGCTTCCGCCACACCCCCGCGCACGTCCCACCGGAGGAGTGGGACGGCCTGCAGGCCCGGCTGCGCGAGCGGCTGGTGACTCGCGGCGACTTCTACCTCGTGCAGACGAAGCTGCCCGGCGGCGTGTACCTGCGCGTCACCCTCATCAATCCGCTCACCACCGACGCGGACCTGGACGCGCTGATGGAGTCCCTCAGGACGGCAGCTCGACGGTGAACTCGCTGCCCACGCCGGGCTGCGACGTCACCGTGACGACGCCGCCCAGCACCGCCACCATCTCCCGCACCAGCGTCAGCCCCAGCCCCACGCCCGGCTTGGATTTGTTCTCCAGCCGCTCCATGTGCTCGAAGGGCTCGAAGACGCGGGCCTGCGCGTCCGGAGGAATGCCCGGGCCCGTGTCGCGCACCCGGAACCGCCACCCCCGAGGCCACCCCTCCACCCCCACCGACACGCATCCCTTGTCGGTGTACTTCACCGCGTTCATCAGCAGGTTGAGCAGCACCAGGTGGACGATGCGCGGGTCCGTGCGGGCCAGCAGCTTCCCCTCGGGCCGCTCCAGCTCCAGTTCCAACCCCTTGCGGGTCGCCTCGACGCGCACCTCCGCGACCACGTCGTCCACCACCCCACCCAGGTCCACCGCCTCGCGCCGCACCACCAGCCGGCCCTCCTCCAGCTGGTTGTACTGGAG
This window contains:
- a CDS encoding pyridoxal phosphate-dependent decarboxylase family protein, whose protein sequence is MTDFRERITAAYDAESFRRQAHQLVESLADYLAQAQRGDGLPVLPWAAPAVNVDRFAANFPEEPTGNFPELVARVLSGSNHLHHPRYVGHQVTAPVPLAALCDAVSSLLNNGMAVYEMGPVSTAMERNVLRWMAARLGLPETSDGVLTSGGSLGNLTALLAARQAKAGYDAWNDGAHAGPPLAALVASTAHYSLSRATRVMGWGVNGLVPVPVDEHFRLRPEALAPALEKATLAGRKVIAVVASAGSTATGAFDPLESVADFCERHGLWFHVDAAHGASAVLSAAHRHQVRGIDRADSVVWDAHKGLLMPALITAVLFRDGARSFEAFAQEASYLFDGAERPWSDVAQRTMECTKEMMALKLYTCLSVLGTRLFADAVTESYNQTRRFAERLSASGDFQVPVSPDCNILCFRHTPAHVPPEEWDGLQARLRERLVTRGDFYLVQTKLPGGVYLRVTLINPLTTDADLDALMESLRTAARR
- the dapE gene encoding succinyl-diaminopimelate desuccinylase yields the protein MSSSQDLATRLARTTLELCRISSPITQEGPIADFTERWALQHFPARDVCRVGHTLLLGNLEDPRPTVALIGHLDTVPAHPSDQGRVPRIEGERVFGLGASDMKGGLAVMMALAEDLRRDTLPVNLAFLFYEREEGAYAESGLIPLFAKRPDLARVKFGIAMEPTDSEVQVGCVGSMQATVRFMGRSAHSARPWQGENAIHKAGPFLAELLARQRTEVDVDGFRFYEVINATLAKGGRARNVIPEAFELNLNYRFAPGKSIEQAKADVHALVAGRAEVEISDASPSGPVVSGNPLFQKLLAITGLPAASKQAWTDVARFGEWGVDAINYGPGETAQAHQANESAPIPPLAVAYEKLAAFLKG
- a CDS encoding YopT-type cysteine protease domain-containing protein; amino-acid sequence: MSEMAGCQHEDVELLQHIAQGSSADISQHSDGICRALTERWITICSTQSDPEAASEMFGNAINQELPALMNRQLGPIQEIKELRSQQSQITAEVKGHYDAFQSKIAFAKGLSSFTPEQAHIIETASNDFKAATQPLVEQGNRLVERSNALKQFAPHLECTSMATSAPLANLEAELGKHLIKDGALVDGMYLIGLESRNGAGHAVGIQIDSEEGVLKFMDPNTGEFQCGHPEDLVNLLIVHVNKMGYMGSYSSFSMDRYAPPSSP
- a CDS encoding cupin domain-containing protein gives rise to the protein MMAHLDDILAEWVLETLEPPAREAAERHLADCARCQGEVRRLSMARDALSVLTPPVEPPASVLGALMERMEGPRRFERFADPVASFFDLSREHSLRMLESLEDASRWMPGPVEGSELFPVEPGPAREGMMAAVLRLHPGVRYPKHTHLGRELNLVLEGGLREDSGHEVWPGEALEKTEGSAHGFSALLGPACLCAVLLEGATEFEEALASPP
- a CDS encoding SelT/SelW/SelH family protein, which encodes MADAKVTITYCGSUGYRPRAARAAVALKDELDVVAELKTGPSGSYEVAVNGKVVVRKDSLAFPTDQEVVDAVARALDG
- a CDS encoding 2,3,4,5-tetrahydropyridine-2,6-dicarboxylate N-succinyltransferase, whose protein sequence is MLPIDELSQKVSAAFADRTKLKDPDFVSAVRETVARLDSGELRVAEKGPDGWKVHAWVKEAILLFFAVSEMKVMEVGPFEFHDKVPLKKGLDKAGVRVVPPGTVRYGAFVERGAVVMPGYVNIGARVGAGTMVDTWATVGSCAQVGSDVHLSGGVGLGGVLEPPTASPVIIEDRAFLGSRCIVVEGVVVEEEAVLGANVVLTASTQIIDVTGPEERVYKGRVPARSVVIPGMREKQFPAGKYMVPCALIIGQRTQSTDKKTSLNSALRDFAVAV
- a CDS encoding ankyrin repeat domain-containing protein, with protein sequence MSATSDEATQGLLAVLKAKQHQKVDVGAEAMKRWVAEGADVNARGEFGTTVLQLALGWPYSSGGTPPDIDGIRVLIEAGADVNARDRQGRTPLLHAIHSSPSPETETRVSEAVQLLKAAGARIPSDVKDQHGGAFTWTSEVLYREILDAGAAIDGRDEGDRTPLHRMAGRGAPDIVKLLLERGAEVNALDGQGLTPLGVALRTKEEVWVAHNKRTPGFNATIALLEAAGGRPRVPFTRSDDVFAPFPVDPEALTKALAGQKLDLTHPAASAQEVTTVLQGYGEPEKTFEKLSALRDALGAEPRKVRIQGPLDLHRVFFHHGDLEVDGDLSIYKPFAVTGNVTVHGVVTDSANDSLVAILGHLKCHGLYTDCEFSVQGDIEARDVVLGYYNDHILAANTLKAKVVIEDNHAFMATVESPHHFDIDTYSQGYGEGVSERLQALFVDSVFQERKEGDDEEEPLRLDRGELFDHISKGRPVFREQKDA